Proteins from a genomic interval of Clostridium scatologenes:
- a CDS encoding methyl-accepting chemotaxis protein, which produces MKSNTKTLKFKVTLNSILVVLLVTIVLAIVSYSIISKRLDAQIKMDGNNFVDEVVSEIQTNSSVLKNLDTLLGEKIKTTAYLVGQNPTSPNEYLKQVANDIQVQEIDISDPQGVIIYSNLPANIGYKYPEDHPVQSVLKGQKTELIEAVRKSTNSADNNYYKYGCVALKSGGIVQVGVIANEIEKLNKEVSDDNLVTKLGKKSNVVFALTFDSKLKALAHSDKSRVGIALTYEGSKSAINGKAYSSVYKYKGIDVYDVIVPVKDANGKVIKAVDVGISLQNKKQALVSVVLSFTIISLLAFIIGSILLKSLIGKNLKPLANLAEGAENVSQGDLTKNIEVKTEDEIGKLGHSFNNMIEKLRSMTTNITNVSQNVESSTKSILTSSQQVSQVSEEIATSIQQVADGSEKQVTATDEISKAMKNVVDNITSIKGQVVNVVKASEEVNKLAVDGREKMDTMFKQINTVKDSVNYSSGVIAELQQNSKEIGNIVEIIDGIADQTSLLALNASIEAARAGEAGKGFAVVADEVRKLAEESMTSSNNIKNLINDTQEKTNKALLSIEEGSRESEKGSTTVKVVGESLYRILKSFDEIRNSLEKVNDMITSSKETIDRVDENVNEIQDVTTNTAANTEEVAASSEEQTAVLQSVTDDLQKLNKLSEELAESVKMFKL; this is translated from the coding sequence ATGAAAAGTAATACAAAAACTCTAAAATTTAAAGTAACATTAAACTCCATATTAGTAGTGCTTTTAGTTACAATAGTACTTGCAATTGTGTCGTACAGCATAATTAGCAAAAGATTAGATGCACAAATAAAAATGGATGGAAACAATTTTGTAGATGAGGTTGTTTCAGAAATTCAAACTAATAGTTCAGTGCTTAAAAATTTAGATACTCTTTTAGGAGAAAAAATTAAAACTACAGCTTATTTAGTTGGACAAAATCCAACTTCACCAAATGAATATTTAAAGCAAGTAGCAAATGATATTCAGGTGCAGGAAATAGACATATCTGATCCTCAGGGAGTAATAATTTATTCCAATCTTCCAGCTAATATTGGATATAAATATCCAGAAGATCATCCTGTACAATCAGTTCTTAAAGGACAAAAAACTGAACTTATTGAAGCTGTAAGAAAGAGTACAAATTCAGCAGACAATAATTATTATAAATATGGATGTGTAGCTTTAAAAAGTGGAGGAATTGTACAAGTAGGGGTTATTGCCAATGAAATTGAAAAATTAAATAAAGAAGTAAGTGATGATAATTTAGTAACTAAATTAGGGAAAAAATCAAATGTTGTATTTGCATTAACCTTTGACAGCAAATTAAAAGCTTTAGCACATAGTGATAAAAGCAGAGTGGGAATTGCATTAACGTATGAAGGAAGTAAGTCTGCAATAAATGGTAAAGCATATAGTTCAGTATACAAATATAAAGGCATAGATGTATACGATGTTATAGTTCCTGTAAAAGATGCTAATGGAAAAGTAATAAAGGCTGTGGATGTGGGGATTTCACTGCAAAATAAAAAACAAGCATTAGTTAGTGTTGTATTAAGCTTTACGATAATATCTCTTCTTGCTTTTATAATAGGTTCAATTTTATTGAAGTCATTGATAGGCAAAAATTTAAAACCTTTAGCTAATTTAGCAGAAGGAGCAGAAAATGTCTCACAAGGTGACCTTACAAAGAATATAGAAGTAAAAACTGAAGATGAAATAGGTAAGCTTGGACATAGCTTTAATAATATGATTGAAAAACTTAGAAGTATGACTACAAATATTACTAATGTATCACAAAATGTAGAAAGTTCAACAAAATCAATTTTAACATCTTCACAGCAGGTTTCACAGGTGTCAGAAGAAATTGCTACTTCTATACAGCAGGTTGCAGATGGATCAGAAAAGCAAGTTACAGCTACAGATGAAATATCAAAGGCTATGAAAAATGTAGTTGATAATATAACAAGTATAAAAGGGCAAGTTGTTAATGTGGTAAAGGCTTCTGAAGAAGTAAATAAGCTTGCAGTAGATGGAAGAGAAAAAATGGATACTATGTTTAAACAAATTAATACTGTAAAAGATAGTGTTAATTATTCATCAGGCGTAATAGCTGAACTTCAACAGAATTCAAAGGAAATAGGAAACATTGTAGAAATAATAGATGGAATAGCAGATCAGACTAGCTTACTAGCACTTAATGCTTCTATAGAGGCAGCTAGAGCGGGAGAAGCAGGAAAAGGTTTTGCAGTGGTTGCAGATGAAGTAAGAAAGTTAGCAGAAGAATCTATGACATCTTCAAATAATATTAAAAATTTAATTAATGATACTCAAGAAAAAACTAATAAGGCACTTTTATCAATAGAAGAAGGCAGTAGAGAATCTGAAAAAGGATCAACTACAGTGAAGGTAGTTGGGGAATCGTTATATAGAATTTTAAAATCATTTGATGAAATAAGAAATAGCTTGGAAAAAGTTAATGATATGATTACAAGTTCAAAGGAAACTATTGATAGGGTAGATGAAAATGTAAATGAAATACAGGATGTTACAACAAATACAGCAGCAAATACAGAAGAGGTAGCAGCATCTTCAGAAGAACAAACAGCAGTACTTCAAAGTGTTACTGATGACTTGCAAAAACTTAATAAGTTATCTGAAGAACTAGCAGAAAGCGTAAAAATGTTTAAATTGTAG
- the argS gene encoding arginine--tRNA ligase: MNYKKLVAERIKEHVELDLETLDRLIEIPPKSDMGDYAFPCFQLSKTLRKAPNTIAEELKEKINKDNFEKIENLGPYLNFFVDKIDLTKSTIEKVLENGDKYGSSDIGIGKNITIDYSSPNIAKPFHVGHLCSTSIGNALYRILSFQGYNCIGINHLGDWGTQFGKLISAYERWCDEETLEKEPIKELLRIYVKFHEEAENDPSLEDEARLHFKNLEDGCEEETKLWQRFKDLSLKEFKVVYDMLGIKFDHYTGESFYNDKMDAVIDEIDKKGLLVESNGAKVVMLDEYNMPPCMIKKADGATIYATRDLAAAMYRKKTYDFYKSIYVVGSDQSLHFKQFFTTLKLMGHDWADDCKHVAFGLVRFADKKLSTRKGDVIFLEDLLNESVEKTLEVINEKNPDLENKEEVAKKIGIGAVIFTYLKNNREKDIIFDWKEILSFDGETGPYVQYSYARGKSILRRTGEVKGDIDYSKLNSKEEFELIKTLEGFQKSILHAIDKLEPYIVTRYIIDVAKGFNKFYNAHSIMNAEDEATKISRIKLVEATCQVLKNGLNLIGIETVEKM, translated from the coding sequence ATGAATTATAAGAAATTAGTAGCAGAAAGAATAAAAGAACATGTGGAATTGGATTTAGAAACATTGGATAGATTAATAGAAATACCACCAAAATCAGATATGGGAGATTATGCTTTTCCATGTTTTCAACTTTCAAAGACTTTAAGAAAAGCACCAAATACTATAGCAGAAGAATTAAAAGAAAAAATAAATAAAGATAACTTTGAAAAAATTGAAAACTTAGGACCTTATTTGAATTTTTTTGTTGATAAAATTGATCTTACAAAAAGCACTATAGAAAAAGTTCTTGAAAATGGAGACAAATATGGTTCTTCAGATATAGGAATTGGAAAGAATATAACTATAGATTATTCATCACCTAATATTGCAAAGCCTTTTCACGTTGGACATTTATGCAGTACATCCATAGGAAATGCTTTATATAGAATATTATCTTTTCAAGGATATAATTGTATAGGTATAAATCATTTGGGAGATTGGGGAACTCAATTTGGAAAGCTTATATCTGCTTATGAAAGATGGTGTGATGAAGAAACTTTAGAAAAAGAACCTATAAAAGAATTATTAAGAATATATGTTAAATTTCATGAAGAAGCTGAAAATGATCCATCCTTAGAAGATGAAGCAAGATTGCATTTTAAAAATCTAGAAGATGGATGCGAAGAGGAAACTAAACTTTGGCAGAGATTTAAAGATTTAAGTTTAAAGGAATTTAAGGTTGTTTATGACATGCTTGGCATAAAATTTGATCATTATACAGGAGAGAGTTTTTATAATGATAAAATGGACGCCGTAATTGATGAAATAGATAAAAAGGGATTGCTTGTGGAAAGTAATGGAGCTAAAGTAGTAATGCTTGATGAATATAATATGCCTCCATGCATGATAAAAAAAGCAGACGGAGCAACTATTTATGCAACTCGAGATTTAGCGGCAGCAATGTATAGAAAGAAAACTTATGATTTCTACAAAAGTATATATGTAGTAGGATCTGATCAATCTCTTCATTTTAAACAATTTTTTACTACATTGAAGCTTATGGGACATGATTGGGCTGATGATTGTAAACACGTAGCTTTTGGTCTTGTTAGATTTGCAGATAAAAAACTATCAACAAGAAAAGGTGACGTTATATTCCTTGAAGATTTATTAAATGAATCAGTGGAAAAAACTTTGGAAGTTATAAATGAAAAGAATCCTGATTTAGAAAACAAAGAAGAAGTTGCAAAGAAGATAGGTATAGGAGCAGTAATATTTACTTATTTAAAGAACAATAGAGAAAAAGATATAATATTTGATTGGAAGGAAATTTTAAGCTTTGATGGTGAAACAGGTCCATATGTTCAATACAGTTATGCTAGAGGAAAGAGCATTCTTAGAAGAACAGGAGAAGTTAAAGGAGACATTGATTATAGCAAATTAAATTCTAAGGAAGAATTTGAACTTATAAAAACACTTGAAGGTTTCCAGAAATCTATATTACATGCTATAGATAAATTAGAACCTTATATAGTAACAAGATATATAATTGATGTAGCTAAAGGTTTCAATAAGTTTTACAATGCTCACAGTATAATGAATGCAGAAGATGAAGCTACAAAGATATCAAGAATTAAATTAGTAGAAGCTACTTGTCAAGTACTAAAGAACGGATTAAATTTAATAGGAATTGAAACTGTAGAAAAAATGTAG
- a CDS encoding ribonuclease H-like domain-containing protein, with amino-acid sequence MFIEEYKEVLDLHENVFQYYNMDKVAYFDIETTGFDKEEDRVILISLGRFKDDKFFCIKQYFAEDLEDEKEILYNFKKDLLEYKKWCSYNGIAFDEPFIKKRMEKQNIIFESPKYHIDLYRLIRPYYRQMGMERCNLKTVEKYIGIEREDKIDGGISVDLYKEFLLTSNKELKKKIMLHNYEDVLSLPKIHELIFKIENDHDLVRENVITKKQCRYLKSLLKKNNIVLNVDIDRISKKAAARAIDNILRGCVDCNELEEIISNSY; translated from the coding sequence ATGTTTATAGAAGAATATAAAGAAGTATTAGATTTACATGAAAATGTATTTCAATATTATAATATGGATAAAGTTGCATACTTTGATATAGAAACCACAGGATTTGATAAGGAAGAGGATAGAGTAATACTTATATCTCTAGGAAGATTTAAAGATGATAAGTTTTTTTGTATAAAGCAATATTTTGCAGAAGATTTAGAGGATGAAAAGGAAATATTATATAATTTTAAAAAGGATTTATTGGAATATAAAAAATGGTGTTCCTATAATGGAATAGCTTTTGATGAACCTTTTATAAAAAAGAGGATGGAAAAACAAAATATAATATTTGAGTCTCCAAAGTATCATATAGATTTATATAGACTTATAAGACCTTATTATAGACAAATGGGTATGGAAAGATGCAATCTTAAAACTGTAGAAAAGTATATAGGGATAGAAAGAGAAGATAAAATAGATGGTGGCATAAGTGTAGATTTGTATAAAGAATTTTTATTAACTTCAAATAAAGAACTTAAGAAAAAAATAATGCTTCATAATTATGAAGATGTACTGAGTTTACCTAAGATACATGAGCTGATTTTTAAAATAGAAAATGATCATGATTTAGTTAGGGAAAATGTAATTACAAAAAAACAGTGTAGATATCTTAAAAGTCTTCTTAAAAAGAATAATATTGTTTTAAATGTTGATATAGATAGAATATCGAAAAAAGCTGCTGCGAGAGCTATAGATAATATATTAAGAGGTTGTGTGGATTGTAATGAATTGGAGGAAATAATTAGTAACAGTTATTAA
- a CDS encoding CBS domain-containing protein, which translates to MINEIMHSDIVKLRIDDNLKKALETINANKVNGAPVVDENDKLVGIIVKADIYRFLMEEGHYDTCPVDWVMTKNVVTASKDEGIVEVAARLRENDIIAIPIVDGDVLKGIVTIEDIVDYIIEKEQYYS; encoded by the coding sequence ATGATAAATGAAATAATGCATTCAGATATAGTTAAACTTAGAATAGATGATAATTTAAAAAAGGCACTTGAAACTATAAATGCAAATAAAGTAAATGGAGCGCCTGTAGTTGATGAAAATGATAAATTAGTTGGTATAATAGTTAAAGCTGATATATATAGATTTCTAATGGAAGAAGGTCATTATGACACTTGTCCTGTAGATTGGGTAATGACAAAAAATGTTGTTACAGCATCTAAAGATGAGGGGATTGTAGAAGTAGCAGCTAGACTTAGAGAAAACGATATTATTGCTATTCCTATAGTTGATGGAGATGTTTTGAAAGGTATAGTGACAATTGAAGATATAGTTGACTATATTATAGAAAAGGAACAATATTATAGTTAA